In Bombus pascuorum chromosome 13, iyBomPasc1.1, whole genome shotgun sequence, a single genomic region encodes these proteins:
- the LOC132913593 gene encoding facilitated trehalose transporter Tret1-like — MITAGWSIIYIATSVQMLCYARILHGIGIGIARTINPMYVSEVADINIRGMLGTLITVAACTGTLIAYGLEYWMKYDSLLVVFIILSSISFLLNMCFPETPYFLVAKGRKKEACKSLTYYKGIIDPNKARTEIRALRAQTIYELHPQSRYKLDLQSNVDSRASDDMDEIHMDGSKRSAFTKVQVIIYRSNKKALFIMFGLIMAQQCGKNFITMQYPERLYRKIDIVGDSYTATLLVQVVSILSSIFTMFKVDSVGRRTLLILSTLGTSVTLCTFAYYLLLAEHKLQGHMFDVLLPIVIIVYQVTFQIGLGTIPTVFLCELFPMELRGYVGATTLIFDSAIELTVSILYQFLTDIIGAVYFIFATVCILAFLMVFIAIPETKGKTYNEIESLLVGKN, encoded by the coding sequence ATGATCACCGCAGGCTGGTCGATCATCTACATTGCAACTTCCGTGCAAATGCTATGCTATGCTCGGATTCTTCACGGTATAGGCATTGGTATTGCCCGCACGATAAATCCCATGTACGTGTCAGAAGTCGCTGATATCAATATCAGAGGAATGCTAGGTACTCTAATCACAGTGGCCGCATGTACCGGGACATTGATAGCCTACGGCCTAGAATACTGGATGAAGTATGACTCACTCCTGGtggtttttataatattatcctCCATATCCTTCTTGTTGAACATGTGTTTCCCCGAAACTCCGTATTTCTTGGTGGCAAAAGgtcgaaagaaagaagcatGCAAGTCGTTAACATATTACAAAGGCATCATAGATCCTAACAAAGCGAGAACCGAAATACGTGCACTACGCGCACAAACCATATACGAATTACACCCACAATCGAGATACAAATTAGACCTACAATCTAATGTGGATTCACGCGCATCGGACGATATGGATGAGATACACATGGATGGAAGTAAAAGATCCGCGTTTACCAAGGTGcaagtaataatatatcgaAGCAACAAGAAAGCTCTGTTTATTATGTTTGGTTTGATCATGGCACAACAATGTGGCAAAAACTTCATCACTATGCAGTATCCGGAGAGGTTGTATAGAAAAATAGACATCGTTGGCGATTCATACACAGCGACTCTTTTGGTCCAGGTTGTCAGCATTCTATCTAGCATTTTTACCATGTTTAAAGTGGATTCTGTTGGAAGAAGAACACTTTTGATTCTGTCTACACTTGGAACGAGTGTGACATTGTGTACTTTCGCATATTATCTTTTGTTAGCTGAACATAAGTTACAGGGCCACATGTTCGATGTTCTTCTCCCTATCGTCATAATTGTATATCAAGTAACGTTTCAAATTGGTTTAGGTACAATACCCACTGTTTTTCTATGTGAGTTATTTCCTATGGAACTAAGAGGCTATGTTGGTGCCACCACTCTAATTTTCGATAGCGCAATTGAGTTGACCGTGTCGATACTGTATCAATTCCTTACCGATATTATAGGAGCGGTTTACTTTATTTTCGCGACAGTATGCATTTTGGCATTTCTGATGGTGTTCATAGCGATACcagaaacaaaaggaaaaacatataacgaGATTGAATCGCTTCTAGTTGGTAAAAATTAG